The following coding sequences are from one Culex quinquefasciatus strain JHB chromosome 1, VPISU_Cqui_1.0_pri_paternal, whole genome shotgun sequence window:
- the LOC119770397 gene encoding uncharacterized protein LOC119770397, with amino-acid sequence MVLYLSFFLSGGKDKKLGTGFIVRGKMQDRVFGFTQSASGCAKKTDDEKEAFYATLEQVYDGCPRQDVRIIIGDMNARFGREEMFRPTIGPESLHAATNDNGQRCIDFAASRGMVVRITYFPRKDIHKATWTSPDQRTKTQIDHVLIDGRFFSDVTHVRTFRGANIDSDHYLVGVDMRSKLSTVFNQRRSRWTPPFNTACLQNGEVAHSYAQQLEANLPDEEELGAASLEDGWSRIRSAIGSTEEATLGSVIRVSRNDWYDDECQQITAEKKLRKATRGNVERYREARNRQVAVFKLKKRQQEDRYCAEMEQLFRANETRKFYEKVNRSRNKQHFNKNLNGDEADGDGVGVNLGAPAADEQFPAPDLETVKREIRKLKNNRAAGKYRLPAAPLKTERLTLDRPNHDNRA; translated from the exons ATGGTACTatatctttctttttttctgagcGGCGGCAAGGACAAGAAGCTGGGTACCGGCTTCATCGTGCGGGGCAAGATGCAGGATCGCGTGTTCGGCTTCACGCAATCAGCGAGCGGATGTGCAA AAAAGACCGATGATGAGAAGGAAGCATTCTACGCGACGCTGGAGCAGGTGTACGACGGCTGTCCGCGGCAGGATGTAAGGATCATCATTGGGGACATGAACGCTCGGTTCGGAAGGGAGGAAATGTTTCGACCGACAATAGGCCCAGAAAGTCTACATGCGGCcacgaacgacaacggccaaCGCTGCATCGACTTTGCAGCCTCCCGTGGAATGGTGGTCAGGATCACCTATTTTCCTCGCAAGGACATCCACAAAGCCACCTGGACATCACCTGACCAACGGACgaaaacgcaaatcgaccacgtcctgatcgacggccgattcttctcggatGTAACACACGTGCGCACCTTTCGCGGTGCGAAtattgactcggaccactacctagttGGAGTGGACATGCGCTCAAAGCTGTCGACGGTGTTCAACCAACGCCGAAGCCGGTGGACCCCTCCGTTCAACACCGCGTGTCTCCAGAACGGGGAAGTGGCCCACAGTTacgcgcagcagctggaagcgaatcTGCCAGATGAGGAGGAACTTGGCGCAGCCTCGCTCGAAGATGGTTGGAGCCGTATTCGCTCAGCCATCGGCAGTACAGAGGAAGCCACACTGGGTAGTGTGATCCGAGTCAGTCGGAATGATTGGTACGACGACGAGTGCCAACAGATTACCGCCGAGAAGAAGCTGCGCAAGGCGACGAGAGGGAACGTGGAACGATACCGGGAGGCTCGGAATCGGCAGGTCGCGGTCTTCAAGCTTAAGAAGCGCCAGCAAGAAGACCGATATTGCGCGGAAATGGAGCAGCTATTCCGAGCAAACGAAACGCGGAAGTTTTACGAAAAGGTGAACCGGTCCCGCAACAAGCAGCACTTCAACAAGAACCTTAACGGCGATGAAGCGGACGGAGACGGCGTTGGAGTCAACCTTGGAGCGCCCGCAGCTGACGAACAGTTCCCGGCGCCTGATCTAGAGACGGTGAAGAGGGAGAtcaggaagctgaagaacaacagagctGCTGGCAAgtatcggttacccg CGGCTCCGTTGAAAACCGAACGGCTCACACTGGATAGACCCAATCACGACAACCGAGCCTAG